Genomic segment of Jaculus jaculus isolate mJacJac1 chromosome 6, mJacJac1.mat.Y.cur, whole genome shotgun sequence:
ctctcaaataaataagtaaaaataaaatattttttaaaaaagaaaagaaacacatttaGTGCAGGTGGTTCACCTTATTTTCCATCATCAGGAAGGAAAATTAATAGtgaaacagaagaaaattaagaaagaggTTTGGTTAGAGGTAGGAAGAGGATTGCAGAATACTAAAATGAAAATGTTGGCCagcaaaggaagggaaagattccttacaatgtgcttctccagacacaacatggcctggatatccatgacctcacagtacctgacactatctccacaagaccatcataacaggaggaaaagatgctgtcatcaaaataaaagacaaagactgattgagagggggagggaaaatgattgagaatggagttttaaaggtgCAAGTGGTGgggggtagggaattaccatgggttattgtccacaaatatggaaattgttaataataaaaatgaatttaaagccaaaaaagaaaaaaagaaaagcatgttgGCCAGTGTAAGTGACTCAAATGCAAAAGAGTCCAAGGTGGATAGACAGGCTCTTTTCTCCACAAAGGCATCCATAAGCCCaggttctttcttctttttcttcttttttattttattttatttttttctttggtttttcgaggtagagtttcactctagcccaggctgacctggagtaattcactgtgtagtcacagggtagtctccaactcatgatgatcctcctacctctgcctcccaagtgctgggattaaaggtgtgcaccaccacacccggcaagccCAGGTTCTTTCTATTATGCATCTCCATAGTTTTCTGTAGTGATGCTTTTCAGTGTGGCTCATGAACCACAGCACAACCTGGGAACATGTTAAAAATACCAATTCTTAGAAGAAGGACTCAGTGGAGGGGAGATAGGACAGAGAATTATTatcatggcatatatatatatatgtatatatattacatatatatgtatatatattatatatatgtatgtatatggaagttgtcagtgaaaattaaaaaacaagaggctggagagatggcttagcggttaaggcacttgtctgcaaaaccaaaggaagcaggttcaattccccgggacccatgtaagccagatgcacaaggtggcacataaatctggagttcatatagagctgggcatggtggcacacgcatttaatcccagcccttgggaggcagaggtaggaggatcgctgtgagttcaaggccaccctgagactacgtagtgaactccaggtcagcctggactagagtgagaccctaccttgaaaaaccaaaaaaataaaaattaaaaaacataaggCAGGGCAGTCTGGAGACGCTGACAAAGGAGCAGACGAACAGTCACAGCTGCTATCCAAGGAGCCAGTGTTGCTGCCAAGATTGCCAAAATGTTTTGGAGCTTTTAACTGAATCtaagaaaatccaaaataaatttgAGACTATAAAGACAGAAGCTTCAGCAAGGGGGATTCAGTGCCAATGCAACAAAAAAGACAACCAGAGTTAGTAGAAGGAAATCTTCCTGTTTTTGTGATTCCCAGGGAGCTAATATTTCATGCAGATGATCAGTCAAAACATAAGCAAGTGTTGACTCTGTATAATCCCTATGAATTTGCCTTAAAGTTCAAAGTTTTGTGTACTACTCCAAATAAGTATGTCATCGTTGAGGCTGTGGGTGCAGTAAAACCTCAGTGTTGTGCGGATATTGTCATTCGTCATAGAGATGTTCAATCCTGTCACTATGGTGTAATCGACAAATTCCATGTCCACATTTCCGAGCAAAGCCAGAGGAAGGCTTTAGGAAGGAAAGAGGTTATTGCCACTCGTCTCCCATCtgcaaaagaacaacaaaaggaagcagaggaagaaaggaTAAAGGAACATTTGACAGAAACAAACAGAACTGTCTCTTCAGGACCTAGTTTACTAACTGTCTTCCTGGGAGTGGTGTGCATTGCGGCCCTGATGTTGCCTACGCTGGGGGATATGGAATCGTTGGTGCCTCTCTACCTCCACTTAAGTGTGAATCAAAAATTAGTGGCTGCTTATGTCTTAGGTCTTATCACAGTGGCTATACTAAGAACATAAGCAAGGATTAAAACTGATTTACAATGTAAATTTATCTTGAGAAAAAACACATaggcctggagagctggcttagcagttaaggccttggcctgcaaagccaaaggatcctggttcaattctccaggacccacataagccagatgcacaagaaggcacatgcatctgaagtttgtttgcagtggctggaggacctggcatgcccattctttctctctcctttctctttcaaataaataaataaaatatagtttaaaaaaattaaaaagcagggctggaaggatggcttagcagttaaggtatttgcctgcaaagccaaaggacccaggttcagttccccaggacctacgttagccagatgcacaagggggcgcatgtgtctggagttcatctgcagtggctggaggccctggtatgaccattctctctctctctctctccctctttctctgtcaaataaataaataaaaataaattaaaaaacataaattaaatgtGAATTCTTGGGCCCACTTCagactcttgttttatttttttaataatatatttgtttgcaaggaaagagggtgacagaatgggcgtgccagggcctccagtcactgcaaacgaacttcagatgcatgcaacaccttgtgcatctggcttacatatgtcctgaggaatcaaatctgggtccttaggcttcacagacaaacaccttaaatactaagccatctctccaggccctgtgctCTTGTTTATATCTGTCTTAGTGAACACTCCAACTTGAAAATTTGAAACTACTGCTCTAGAATATTTGTCCTCATTGACACAGACAAAGCTGGGTTGAAAATACTTCCATGTTGTTGTAAACAGGAAGATGAATGAGTGTGGAAGAACACACTTAAAGTATACAAATGACCAGGCCTGACAGAAACCCTTGTTGCTTCCATGTATAGTCCATATGTAATAATTTAATCATAGGCCATTCCTAGTTACAAGGGGTCCTAGGAAATGTAATCCCTTCCTAGGCAGACATGTGTCCCATTTCAATGCTATTGTAATATTATAAAAtggatttggggggctggagagatggcttagcagttaagcacttgcctgtgaagcctaaggaccccagttcgaggcttgattccccaggacccacgttagccagatgcacaagggggcgcacgcgtctggagtttgttagcagtggctgggggctctggcgcacccattctctctctctatctctatctgcctctttctctcactctctgtcactctcaaataaataaataaaaatgaaaaataaataaataaaaatgaacaaaaatattttaaaaataaaataagtggattttggtgggcaaatgGCAGCTACTTTCAtagtaattaataaataatgaaattaaataatgaaGTGAATCATAATCACATTGGTTTCTACAGTGGCATTTGTGGGATATAACCAGAACAGTATTTTTTGTATGGTACCATCTCTTCAAATTTATTGGGGTACAAGTGTTTCTCCCACGTTTTTTatagctttgtaatttttttttatttgcgagagagagagacacacacacacaaagagacagacaaaaagagagtggtcatgggcatgccagggcttcttgccactgtaaacaaattcagacacatatgccactttgtatatttggctttatatgggtactacaGAACTGAAACTccaccatcaggttttgcaagcgcctttaactgctgattcatctctctagccctgcttctcctgcgttttttgtttgtttgtttgttttttgttttttttgttttttgtttttcatggtagggtctcactctagttcagaatgacctggaattcactattcactatgtaACGTCAGGGTAGCTTTGTATgcatggcatcctcctacctcagcctcccaagtgctgggagtaaaggcgtgcgccaccactcctgcccTGCTTCTTCCACTTTTGTGCCATAATTTACTTGGTCACCCTAGGAAATAAAAGCATCTTAATTCTGTCCACATGAATCCTCCCtgcttctctccagctcttttcttgGCCTCTCTATCATTCTCTATAGACTGGAAGATaacctaaaaatgaaaaaaaagttctCAGAATCTGTTTTGTAAATATTTGCAGTCTGCATTTTACTTTGGAATGTGGCCTCTGTTATCTAAAGACTCAgctaaaactaaaatgaaatcaCTGAACCTTTTGAAATGTGATCTTCCAACAGTTTACAAATCACTTTAAGAAAGTAGGtcatagggactggggagatggctcagtgggtagaggcactggcttgcaaagcttgctgatccaggttcaattccccagtacccatgtaaagccaaatgaacaatgtgacacatgtgtctggatttcatttgcactggcaagaagccctgacatgaccattttctttctccctctgtctctctttacattttttatttatttacaagcagagaaagatagaagaaagacaagcaaaagagaatgggcacaccagggtctctagccactgcaaatgaactccagatacatgcaccatggtgcacctggctttatgtgggtactggggaatcgaacctcagtgtTAGACTTTGTATATAAGTGCCTGAATTgctgagccaactttccagccaccaccaccccctctctcttaaataaatatttaaaaagaaagaaagaaaaataaaagaggggatgGTAGAGTGTGAGGCCCCACCCTCCCTGAGGAAATATTGGCAACTAATAGTTACTTGGGGAGGGaatgacattttcttcagtggtgtagccactgtgaTAAACTGCCCATAACCCAGTAAACTTGAGCAAGAAACCCTAATTagactcagtgggtcacaaaaaaaaaaaaaaaaaaaaaaaaggcatcaaagtAGGAATGGAACAAAAGTTGGAAAGACGGGGTTCAGTGAGAGGAAATAGGGAATGGGAGGTGAGTATGatcaaaatagattatatatacatgtgcaaaacttaaaaggaaaataaagaagctTGTGGGGTtctgtttcattttgttgttattgtttttctttttttagcttttccaagtagggtctcactctagctcaggctgacctggaattcactatgttgtctgagcgtggcctcagactcacagggatcctcctacctctgcctcccaagtgctgggattaaaggcgtgcgccaccacacctgactttgtgTGTTTTTTCTACAATAGACATTTATCGTGCTTCAGGTTTAACCAACTTCATAAAAACACAGATGCATCCGTAAATCTCAATTACAAAATTACTTTTTCGctgctcttctcttttctttctctaataaccTCTCTCAGATATGGTTCAAGATAGAATTTTTCCTCCTCATATTTTGTCCACTGCTCTGGAGGTACAATCTGATGCCTCAAGGACAAGTCCAGTGTCCTTTTAATGTGAAAACATCCTGTTGTTATACAGGTTCTCAGGAAGCCTTGTTATGGCTTCTTTCACGTCTTCATCCTCGTATATTGTATCATTTCCAGTTTCCTGAAGCATTGAAGCACCATTTTCATGTACCATCCAGCCAAAGACCTGATGCTGAAACAACAGACCTGCCTGCCATTCTGACCTGAGAGTGAAGCCTTCTGGGTAAGTCCAAACTAGCTTGTTTTGTTGGGCTGTTTTTGAGACGGAGGTTTTGCTGCATTCTCCTGGTTGGCACTGGACTCTAATGCTCAAGCACTCTTCCTGGCTCAGCTTTCAAAGTAGCTTGGGACCACAGGAGTACCCAGATAGGAAGCTAGATGCCATTTGACCCTCACCACACCTTGTGTGCTATAGAATTATAGAAAACAGgacactgagccaggcatggtggtgcacgccttcaatcccagcactcgggaggcagagctaggaggatcaccataaattcaaggccacactgagactacatagtaaattccagatcagcctgtactagagcgaaaccctaccttgaaaaaaacaggggtgggggaggaggaggaagaggagaagaaagcagGACACTGATGACTTCTTTGGTGACTGGCACGGTCACAGCCTTGCTCTTCCTGCAGCTGCCCTTTCCAGGTAGGCAGCTCTCAGAACGGATATCCTCACTCCTACTTCTGGGCTACAGATGCTGGTGCTGTGGCTGCTGGCCAATTCCTTTCCTTGTCTCATTGGCATCGCCATGGCAAAGTCCCAGGTTAATCCCTGAGGGTTCCCAGGTGAGGAGGAAGGACTGTATGAACCTGAGGTaaagcaaagcagaaatacaAAGAAGCCAGCTTGCACTTCAGCATGGCTTCATATTGGGACTCATTCTCCTCCAGTTCTTCTGGAAAAATTCTCTGTACCTCCATGTTCAGCAAGATGGGTTCTGTGGCTATAAAACCCTGTCCCTTCTTGAGGTGGCAGAAATTATCATCCCTAACCCTTTGCCTCTACTTGTCATGTGATATTCTCAAGCACTGCAGTGgacagaatatatattttctgCATCTGATTAAAGTTGAGCTTTGACCATGTGTCTCATTTTGGCCAGAGGAATGTCTGTAGCTGTGACACAAAGAGAAACTACAATTGTGTTTGCAAAATATTGTCTGGCCTCTTATACTCCTGTGATTGCAGAAAAGAGTGTGCTCCAGAAAAGAAGTTGTACCCACATCCCAGAGTTAAACACGAGCCACAGCCCGGATCGCAATCCTGGAAGTGGAGTCTCCTCCTCATGCTACTCCACGGGTAACCCCCAGACTGGAGAGCAGAGAAATAGCGCTGCTAGCACTCGGCCACAGATcgctttccttttttgttcttttgggtTGTTctctttgggggggaggggggaggtgagttgttttgtttttcaaggtagggtcttcctgtagccaGGCTGCATAAAAATTAGTATGTAGTCTCTGACTGGCCtcaactctcagtgattctcctacctctgcctcctgagtgctaggattaaaggtgagagccaccatgcctggctcctttttaaaatattttttatttatttatttttattacagagagaagaagggaatgagagagagtatggcatgccagggcctcttgatgctgcaaataaactcctgcaggcatatgtaccactttgtgcatctggctttatgtgaacactggggaattgataccaggctggcaggcttagcaagcaagtgcctttaaccattgagttatCTCGCAAGTccctatttacttacttacttgtttatttatttcctgaggtacggtctcactctagctcaggctgacctggaattcactatgtagtctcagggtggccttgaactcacagcgatcctcctacctctgcctcctgagtgctgggattaaagggatgcaccaccacgccgggcttcaaGTGCCCTTTTAAACAACTAGCAGGGTGCTTTATCAGGGGACTGCACTCTATACTTCCatgggtggatttatattgctTACTCTTGTTTTCTGGCACTGGGACTCATACCCACTAGCAACTGCTCTATGTACACATGCACTCTGAATTACATTCAATTACAGTATGTATCCTAAACTCTTACCTGGtagatatcaaaaaaaaaaaaaaaaaaagggccaggcttggtggcacaggcctttaatcctagcacttggaaagtagaggtaggaggatcactgtgtgttcaaggccaccttgagattacctagtgaatttcaggtcagcctgggctagagcaagactgtactttgaaaaaccaaaacaaaaaaggggggaggggatatttcAATGGAAATGTCCTCTATCTTAGTACAACCTGACAGTCCTCATGCATTTATAATTGCATTCTTATCCAAAATCTAATActgtttctttcctctccttacaCAAACCCACCAATtttgaatgtatgtatatatttttgtcaatgtttattctgtatttattaaataaaatttcactCTTCCATTTGACAATGCTTTGGATAATTTTATTTACCCCTACAGAAAAGTCAACTGAAAACCAAagaatggtggtacatacctataatcccagtacttgagataATTAGGCAGGAGAAGCAAAAGTCCAATTTGGAgccgggtggggtggcacacgcctttaatcccagcacttgggaggcagaggtaggaggatcaccgtgagttcgaagccaccctgagactacatagtggattccaggtcagcctgagctagagtgaaaccctaccttgaaaaaccaaaaccataaaaaagaaaaagaaaaatagtccaACGTGGGCCATATAGAGAtattctaccttttaaaaaaaatgctaaaactggttaaggcatttgcctgcaaagccaaaggacccaggtttgattccccaggacccatgttagccagatgcacaaaggggcacacacatctggagttcattagcaatggctgaaagccctggcacacccactctctctttctttttctctttcaaataaataataaaaataaaaatgtaaaaaaaaatgctaaaactgaacagggcctggtggtgcatgccttcaaccccagcactcaggaggcagaggtagaaaaatcactgtgaattcaaggccaccctgagactacagaatgaattccaggtcagcctgggctacagcgaaaccctacctcaataaaacaaacaaaaataaaaagctaaagctACCACAGATTTTGGTCACAGAACAAATAAATCAAGATGGAAGCGTTTCCTGGTGACTAGTTCGATAGTGCTGGGGGTGCCATGCAGACTGCTGGGGAAGAATTGTCATTAACAGTCTCACATGGCTGTGGTCCCTGTATGCCACACTACTgaatagacacacacatacatacacatacatacatgaaagtAGAGGGAGAACTGGttggaaagagggaagagagcagCAAAAGTAGGAGGGGAGCAAGAAAGGGTAATGGAGGGGAGGgttaatgtgatttttaaaaatacactgagTGCATGTAAAAAGAAATGGCTTTAcccaggctagagaaatggctcagcagttaaggcacttgcctgcaaagcctaataacccgagttcgattccccagtacctatgtaaaaccagatgcacaaagtggcacatgcatctggagtccatttgcaatggcaggatgtatgcctatattcattctctctctctctctctctgtatgtgtgtgtacacctatgtctctttgtctgtcagtgtttaaaaacattttatatgtatatataaacatccatgtacatgtacacatttgTAAAGTCAAAGCAATTGCCATGGATTTTGTTATGTAGGGTTTTTTTGGGGAACATAAAAGGACCCataaagactattttttttatttttactttcatcaaaactattccatgttaggaACTGTATACAAGGGAGAAAATGAAGCATTTGTCATAAAGACAATTTATATGACAACACAACATAAAGACATAACATCTGGCCAGCAGACAGACAAAAACATAAAGTGTAACAGAAACTCAGAGAATATAATCAGATTAAAGAGAGAAGGGCTTTTAATTGGGTTTTGGATCCTTGGTATGAAGTTATTAAGCAAGTTAAAGCTAAAGTGTTAAAAGAAATTTTGTTGGCAGAGAGGAATGAGGTAAATGGAAGTTTAGCATGGTGTTCTGTTGTGGCCAATTCCCAATCCACAACTGAAGGCTGTGTGCCAGCAAAAGCAGTCTGGATTTGCACTCATGAGGGTGTGCTCCTTTTATAGTTACCCGTTACACAAAGGTGTGCAGGGGAAGCAGAGGAGTGTCATATGGGGAAGCTgctggaggagggagaagagaaagaagggatgtCGCTGAAGGGATTGGAGAAGCCAATTGAGAATGCAGATTAACTttaggttatttttaaaaattgtatctaTGGGTGAGGGAGGTTAGGCTCAGAAGGAATGTGGCCCTAATTGGACACTCAGAGGTGAAACCCAATTTCACCCTACAGCAATCTGTCAGATCAGTCCAGACTGAAAACAAATTGTAATGGTATTTAAAATATAGTGTAAGACTGGCAGAGGGAGGGGCAGTTTTAGAGGGGGGAAAACACTATAAGAAGTTATGTAAGTCCGCAAAGAAATTTGGAGATCAAAGTACATTTTCCAGCCATTAGCTGCCATTACCCAATATGTACTGTGGCCAGTGTTACAAAAGAAAATTAGTTTGGTTTGATGTCTCCCCTAGGATTTTAAGGGATGAGAGACATCACATATTTCACTATGGAGCCAAACAGGGATTTATTTTCAAGAGGGCTAGAGCCTGATAGAAAGGGTATCAGGGGAGAGTGTGAGGGAAGAGTGGCACCCACAACAGCATTTTACTGTATTAATGAATTATAATGTGATGTAACGTGCCTCGGATCAGTTCTAGGTCGATTTGTCACCATTTTAGTAGCCACTGGTCTTAATAGTTCGTCCTCTGGTTTTTGTGCTTTTGTTGCAAATCTGGCTGCCTGTTATAGGAACACACAGACTGCAGTAACTTCCTCTTTTCTGCAGGCTTCCTGTCTAGGGTAATGTTCGTCTTGGAGCTCTTGCAGAGCTGATTAAGGCTGTATACCCTTTCCTAGAAATCCCTGGACACTGACCTGGCGATCCCAGTAGCAGgttgtttttcttattgttgtttttgtttgtttttttcgaggtagggtttcactctagctcaggctgacctggaattcactgtgtagcctcagggtggccttgaactcacaggcaatcctttgacctctgtctcccaagtgctaggattaaaggcatacgccaccacgcccagcagcaagctgtttttgttgtttttgtgtgtgtgtctgtatgtacgTGGTGCACCTGTGTGGACAAATGTGCGTGTGTTCATCTGTGGATACCAGAGgtagacatcaggtgtcttcatcaatcactctctacttttttgagacagggtcactcaatgaacccagagctcacccacCATTTCCGTTAGACTGGTTGgacagtaagccccagggatcccttatctccacctctccagcattgGGATTCTGAGGATACAAACTCAAACCTTCATGTCTgcttagcaagcactttacccaggaagccatctccccaggcaggCTTTGGCCTTTGACATCAACTACAGTATACTCTGGAAGCCATGCATGGCCATCAATTTCTTATAGAATGCTGTAATCTGGAAGAGATATAATGATCAAACAAGTCAAAAAATCATGggcaaagccaagcatggtgatttactgtaatcacagcactcagcatgctgaggcaggaggatcatgagttccagttcattttatttgcaagcattgaGCGAGTGaactagaaagaagagagacgtaggcctccatccactgcaaacaaattgcaaacacatgcaccactttgtgcatctgggttttatgtgggtactgaggaactgaagccaagctttcaggctttgcaggcaagtcccttaacacCGAGTAGTCTCTTTAGCCCTGAGTTCTAATTGAAAGCAGATCTGGGCTGCATAGTAAGACTGTTCACACGGCCACTGGCATGAGTCAAAAACTGCAACAAAGTGGGCCTAGCACAGGTAGAAACCAAGACTAGGCAGGACAGCTTTCTCTTTTAACacaagctatttttctttttagtacttttattttttaacttttagagaggcagagaatgggcatgccagggcctccagccactacaaatgagccaccctgtgcatctggctaacgtgggtattggggaattgaacttgggtcaatTGCTTTGCAAGTACCTAGACCAgtgatccatccctccagcccacttttatttacttgacagagggagacagattgaaagagagagagcatggcacaccagggcttcctgccactgcaaacaaacttcagacatgtgtgccactttgtgcatctggctctacataggtcctggggagttgaaccgcagccgtcaggctttgcaagcgtctttaactactgaatcaTTTCTTCAGTCCACAAGCCCTTTTTGCCTTCCCTTGAGTAGCTCCTATTGTGGCCCCATTCAGAGCTCCTATTAGACTTAGTTTAGCTctgttttatattattattaatgacTCCACTGACTAACCTTTCACTGCTGGGTATTTAGCAGTGAAAGGACCAAAAAATGAACCTTTTCCTTTGTCCTGCTGAGGTCAGGATTACTTTGAGGGCCTAGCTCCTGGATTTCTTCAGTCTTCTCCCTCTACCAGATGTGCCATCTGCTGAGACAAGGTCTAGCTGGCCTTCCATTGGAAACACTGAGGACATTCCACTCCCCAGTGACCCTTCTCTTTGCAGAATGTGCAGTTTAGAGACCAATTCCTAGGGTCACGGTACCAGCTTATTAAGAGGGAGGATGACTAACCATAGTTACACGGCTGGGTTTTGACCGACTGTGAAGGGTCAAAGACTTTGGCCTGCAACCCTCAGATGTTTACCCAAAGGCCCATTCCATCAGTCCTGAAGttatagggttttgtttttgttcagtttgtttttccaaggtaaggtcttctgtagcccaggctgacctgaaatccactctgaatctctctctcagcaatcctcccacctctgttccccaagtgctagaatttaaaggcatgtgccactttgcctaGCTTGAGAGtagggttgtgtttttttttttttttccaattttgtatttatttaagaaagcgggagcaccagggtctccagccactgcaaatgaacttcagacgtatggccaccttctgcatttggcttacatgggtcctttggctatgcaggccttaactgcttgctaggccattgctccagccagagtagttttaaaataatttgcaaagagagagagaagacagagaatgggcacatcagggcctccagccactgcaaacaaattccagatgaatgcactattttgtgcatctgtgcatttattggagtactggagaatcaaagctggacctttaggctttggaggcaattgccttaactgcttatccatctctccaacccaagagtaggtctttaaatatatattttatttgagacagagaatgggcttgtcaccA
This window contains:
- the LOC101612228 gene encoding motile sperm domain-containing protein 1-like — translated: MQQKRQPELVEGNLPVFVIPRELIFHADDQSKHKQVLTLYNPYEFALKFKVLCTTPNKYVIVEAVGAVKPQCCADIVIRHRDVQSCHYGVIDKFHVHISEQSQRKALGRKEVIATRLPSAKEQQKEAEEERIKEHLTETNRTVSSGPSLLTVFLGVVCIAALMLPTLGDMESLVPLYLHLSVNQKLVAAYVLGLITVAILRT